From the genome of Nodosilinea sp. FACHB-141, one region includes:
- a CDS encoding SPFH domain-containing protein, protein MGGFFSFLIVLIFGGSIAASSVKIINQSDEALVETLGKYNGKKLTPGLNFLIPFLDKVVFRQTIRERVLDIPPQQCITRDNVSITVDAVVYWRIVDMEKAYYKVENLQSAMVNLVLTQIRAEMGQLELDQTFTARSEINEILLRELDISTEPWGVKVTRVELRDIVPSKAVQESMELQMAAERKKRAAVLTSEGEREAAVNSAKGRAESSVLDAEARQKAALLDAEAQQKTIVLRAEALRQEQLLQAKGTAEAMQVIAKTLAIDPGTREALQFIIAQHYMEMGLKIGSSDSSKVMFMDPRSIPATLESMRAIVGEGQS, encoded by the coding sequence ATGGGCGGCTTTTTTAGTTTTCTGATTGTGCTGATTTTTGGCGGGTCGATCGCCGCCAGCTCCGTCAAAATTATCAACCAAAGCGACGAAGCCCTGGTCGAAACCTTGGGCAAATACAACGGCAAAAAACTCACCCCCGGCCTTAATTTTCTAATTCCCTTTCTCGACAAGGTGGTGTTTAGGCAAACCATTCGCGAGCGCGTGCTCGATATTCCGCCCCAGCAGTGCATCACCCGCGACAACGTCTCGATCACGGTAGATGCGGTAGTGTACTGGCGAATCGTGGATATGGAGAAGGCCTACTACAAGGTCGAAAACCTGCAATCGGCGATGGTCAACCTAGTGCTTACCCAAATTCGCGCTGAAATGGGCCAGCTTGAGCTCGACCAAACCTTCACCGCCCGCTCTGAAATTAACGAAATTCTGCTGCGCGAGCTGGACATCTCCACCGAGCCATGGGGTGTGAAGGTAACTCGAGTCGAACTGCGCGACATTGTGCCTTCCAAAGCGGTGCAAGAATCAATGGAGCTACAAATGGCGGCCGAACGCAAAAAGCGGGCCGCTGTGCTGACCTCCGAAGGGGAGCGCGAAGCGGCGGTTAACTCTGCCAAAGGTCGGGCTGAGTCGTCGGTGTTAGATGCCGAAGCTCGTCAAAAGGCAGCCCTTTTAGATGCCGAAGCTCAGCAAAAAACTATTGTGTTGCGAGCCGAGGCACTGCGCCAAGAGCAGCTACTTCAGGCCAAGGGCACAGCTGAAGCCATGCAGGTAATTGCCAAAACCCTCGCCATCGACCCCGGCACTCGCGAAGCGCTGCAATTTATCATCGCCCAGCACTATATGGAGATGGGGCTCAAGATCGGCAGCAGCGACAGCAGCAAGGTGATGTTTATGGACCCCCGCAGTATTCCGGCAACGCTAGAGAGCATGCGGGCGATCGTCGGTGAAGGACAGTCGTAG
- a CDS encoding NfeD family protein: MNYPLFWAILGAIFCLMELFLPTGFVESTLGVSAFIVAFIALGVPSFSVQIVAWVTLSLVLIFLLLRFVPKRTPYSLQESTEARTLTAIAPGQTGRVIYEGNSWQARCDDETITIGADQPVVVVRRKGNTLYVIPESALRT, from the coding sequence ATGAATTACCCTCTGTTTTGGGCCATTCTGGGGGCGATCTTCTGCCTCATGGAGTTATTTTTGCCCACGGGCTTTGTGGAGTCCACTCTGGGTGTGAGCGCGTTTATCGTGGCCTTCATCGCCCTCGGGGTGCCTTCCTTTAGCGTTCAAATTGTGGCTTGGGTGACGCTGTCTCTCGTGCTGATCTTCCTGCTGCTGCGGTTTGTGCCCAAGCGCACCCCCTATAGTCTGCAAGAGTCGACCGAAGCCCGCACATTAACCGCCATTGCCCCTGGCCAAACTGGACGGGTGATCTACGAGGGCAACTCTTGGCAAGCTCGCTGCGACGATGAAACTATCACCATTGGGGCCGATCAGCCAGTGGTGGTGGTTAGGCGCAAGGGCAACACACTCTATGTCATCCCTGAAAGCGCGCTGAGAACCTAG